A genomic stretch from Acidobacteriota bacterium includes:
- a CDS encoding type II secretion system protein — MAPLEPSAVARLRSERGFTLVDMLFVVGLIGLLSTLAVPGLTRAKGAAQASSALASLKVINSAELSYAISCGLGFYSPNLTTLGVPPPGSSAAYLPIELSSAATVNKGGYQFQLTGTALAGAPVSCNGLGAGLGSPGYKVGASPLEAPNTRYFATNSGGLLYEAQSSLFAAIPESGPSGVGTLVQ, encoded by the coding sequence ATGGCACCCTTGGAGCCTAGTGCCGTCGCCCGGCTGCGCAGCGAGCGTGGGTTCACGCTCGTGGACATGCTGTTCGTTGTCGGGCTGATAGGACTGTTGTCGACGTTGGCTGTTCCCGGCCTCACGCGAGCGAAGGGAGCCGCGCAGGCGTCTTCCGCGCTCGCATCCTTGAAGGTCATCAACAGCGCGGAGCTCAGCTACGCGATTTCGTGTGGTCTCGGCTTCTACTCGCCGAACCTCACGACGCTCGGTGTCCCCCCACCAGGATCGAGCGCGGCGTACTTGCCGATCGAGCTGTCGTCTGCGGCGACGGTGAACAAGGGGGGGTACCAGTTCCAGTTGACCGGGACGGCGCTCGCCGGCGCGCCCGTCAGCTGTAACGGGCTGGGTGCCGGCCTTGGTTCGCCCGGCTATAAAGTGGGGGCCTCGCCGCTCGAGGCGCCCAACACGAGGTACTTCGCGACAAACTCGGGCGGCCTGCTCTACGAGGCGCAATCGAGCTTGTTTGCCGCCATCCCCGAATCCGGGCCGTCGGGCGTGGGGACGCTCGTGCAGTAG
- a CDS encoding ornithine cyclodeaminase family protein (cyclodeaminase) has protein sequence MKIFEEPAIRAAVNAAVAVDAVRDAFRADGLKRTTVPAVINLPVPAFDGEFHVKSAFIEGVPHVAVKVASGFYRNPSRGLPSGAGLMLLFDAATGLPEALLLDNAYLTDVRTGAAGAVAAEALARPDIETVGVLGSGVQARQQLDCLRQVRRFSRVRCWSRTAERAGALCAEVARDWGLDARAVASAEEATRGADLLITVTPSREPLVRADWLAPGLHVTAVGSDTPGKQELEAACLERADLVVVDRLAQCAAFGELAHAPAVRAHAELGEIVAGLKPGRTRGDQITIADLTGVDFQDTAIASAVYRTLNPEP, from the coding sequence GTGAAGATCTTCGAGGAGCCCGCCATCCGCGCAGCGGTGAATGCCGCCGTTGCGGTCGACGCAGTCCGCGACGCCTTCCGCGCCGACGGCCTGAAGCGCACGACCGTCCCGGCCGTCATCAACCTGCCGGTGCCCGCCTTCGACGGCGAGTTCCACGTGAAGAGCGCGTTCATCGAAGGGGTGCCGCACGTCGCCGTGAAGGTGGCGTCCGGTTTCTATCGCAACCCCTCGCGCGGGTTGCCGAGCGGCGCCGGGCTCATGCTGCTCTTCGATGCGGCAACCGGTCTCCCCGAAGCGCTGCTCCTCGACAACGCGTACCTGACGGACGTGCGAACGGGAGCGGCTGGAGCCGTGGCGGCCGAAGCGCTCGCGCGGCCGGATATCGAAACGGTGGGCGTCCTCGGATCCGGCGTGCAGGCGCGCCAGCAGCTGGACTGTCTCCGCCAGGTCCGGCGTTTCTCGCGCGTTCGTTGCTGGAGCCGTACGGCGGAACGCGCCGGCGCGCTCTGCGCGGAGGTCGCGCGCGACTGGGGGCTTGACGCGCGCGCCGTGGCGTCAGCCGAGGAGGCGACGCGTGGTGCCGACCTGCTCATCACCGTCACGCCGTCGCGCGAGCCGCTCGTGCGCGCGGACTGGCTGGCGCCCGGGCTGCACGTGACGGCCGTGGGCTCCGATACGCCTGGAAAACAGGAACTCGAGGCGGCCTGCCTCGAACGAGCCGACCTCGTTGTCGTCGATCGCCTCGCGCAGTGCGCCGCCTTCGGCGAGCTCGCGCACGCCCCGGCAGTACGCGCGCACGCCGAGCTGGGCGAAATCGTCGCCGGCCTCAAACCCGGACGCACGCGCGGCGATCAGATTACAATCGCCGATCTGACCGGCGTCGACTTCCAGGACACCGCCATCGCGAGCGCAGTGTACCGAACCCTGAACCCTGAGCCCTGA
- a CDS encoding TAXI family TRAP transporter solute-binding subunit gives MIRRARPIACALAVCAACSCGGGRDRLTIASGEAGSGEAALGRAIARIISDRARMQAAADPTGGPVDNLRRMREGRADFALATADVLADAVNGQGTFRGATVPARTVANLADSYAHLVVLDGSSINGLSGLRGRTVSTGAAGSATEFTALRVLREALLDPERDVKRQALGLSESTAALRERRIDAFFWMGGIPTPAIDALSRDARVKVRLVSTASVVMLLQRRFGESLYTVLEFPDGLYGSPEKAAGLGVATILVARGDTPDATVFAVARALLAGSEGLRAVLPETTLERAKRPAPAALHAGAARYYQETGR, from the coding sequence GTGATTCGCCGCGCCAGACCGATCGCCTGCGCGCTCGCGGTGTGTGCGGCGTGCAGCTGCGGCGGCGGTCGCGATCGCCTGACGATCGCGTCGGGCGAAGCGGGCAGCGGCGAGGCGGCCCTCGGCCGCGCCATCGCGCGGATCATCAGCGATCGGGCGCGAATGCAGGCGGCGGCGGACCCCACGGGCGGTCCCGTCGACAATCTGCGACGGATGCGCGAGGGGCGCGCCGACTTCGCCCTTGCCACGGCCGACGTGCTCGCCGACGCGGTGAACGGGCAGGGGACGTTCCGCGGTGCGACGGTTCCGGCGCGCACCGTGGCGAACCTGGCCGACAGCTACGCGCACCTGGTCGTCCTCGACGGCTCATCCATCAACGGGCTTTCGGGGCTGCGGGGGCGCACCGTCTCGACCGGCGCTGCCGGAAGTGCCACCGAGTTCACCGCGCTTCGCGTGCTCCGCGAGGCGCTTCTCGACCCCGAACGCGACGTGAAGCGGCAGGCACTCGGCCTGTCGGAATCGACGGCGGCGCTGCGCGAGCGGCGAATCGATGCGTTCTTCTGGATGGGTGGGATTCCGACGCCGGCCATCGACGCGCTGTCGCGCGACGCGCGCGTCAAGGTCAGGCTCGTGTCCACCGCAAGCGTCGTCATGCTGCTGCAGCGACGCTTTGGGGAGTCGCTTTATACGGTGCTGGAATTCCCGGACGGGCTCTACGGAAGCCCGGAGAAAGCGGCCGGACTGGGGGTGGCGACGATCCTCGTTGCCCGGGGGGACACGCCCGACGCCACGGTGTTTGCCGTTGCGAGAGCCCTCCTGGCGGGGTCGGAGGGGCTCCGCGCCGTGCTGCCGGAGACGACCTTGGAGCGCGCGAAGCGACCGGCACCGGCCGCCCTGCATGCCGGCGCGGCACGCTACTACCAGGAAACGGGCCGGTAG
- a CDS encoding HAD hydrolase family protein produces the protein MLQFAGVPVVMGNAAPSLRARANGWHVTGSNDEAGVAMAIREFILGSGAGLKGPRRR, from the coding sequence ATGCTGCAGTTCGCCGGCGTGCCGGTCGTGATGGGCAACGCCGCTCCCTCGCTGCGCGCGCGCGCGAACGGCTGGCACGTCACCGGCTCGAACGACGAGGCTGGAGTGGCAATGGCGATCCGGGAGTTCATCCTCGGCAGTGGCGCGGGCCTGAAAGGCCCGCGCCGCAGGTGA
- a CDS encoding response regulator encodes MGRILIADDDADLRESLRLLLELHGHSVEEARNGAEALQQIDPSHPPCVIVLDLMMPIMDGWQFRREQLQNPALADIPVLVISAVPSHMQRPGDLGARRVFSKPFDYDDLLTEVAAICPAPPQA; translated from the coding sequence ATGGGACGGATTCTGATCGCCGACGACGATGCGGATCTGCGGGAGTCGCTGCGGCTGCTGCTCGAGCTGCACGGGCATTCCGTGGAGGAGGCGCGCAACGGGGCGGAAGCCCTCCAGCAGATCGATCCCTCTCACCCGCCGTGCGTGATCGTCCTCGATTTGATGATGCCGATCATGGACGGATGGCAGTTCCGGCGCGAGCAGCTCCAGAACCCCGCGCTGGCCGATATTCCCGTCCTGGTCATCTCGGCAGTCCCGTCGCACATGCAGCGTCCCGGCGACCTCGGCGCGCGCCGCGTGTTTTCCAAACCGTTCGACTACGACGACCTGCTCACGGAGGTCGCCGCGATCTGCCCGGCCCCACCGCAAGCCTGA
- the queE gene encoding 7-carboxy-7-deazaguanine synthase, translating to MKYAVHEIFYSLQGEGAQAGRPAVFCRFAACNLWSGREEDRETAICRFCDTEFVGTAGDRGGVFDAPGSLADAVEARWPEPAADADRSRFVVCTGGEPLLQLDEALVSALHARGFTVAIETNGTQTVPEGVDWVCVSPKAGADLVVFSGDELKLVFPQPGAEPHRYESLDFHYWYLQPLDDSQRARHTEAAIEYCLAHPRWRLSLQRHKFLGLR from the coding sequence ATGAAATACGCCGTCCACGAGATCTTCTATTCGCTCCAGGGGGAGGGTGCCCAGGCGGGCCGGCCCGCCGTGTTCTGCCGTTTCGCGGCGTGCAACCTCTGGTCGGGACGGGAAGAAGATCGAGAAACCGCGATCTGCCGCTTCTGCGACACGGAGTTCGTCGGAACGGCGGGCGATCGCGGAGGGGTCTTCGACGCGCCGGGATCCCTCGCCGACGCCGTCGAAGCCCGCTGGCCCGAGCCGGCTGCGGACGCCGACAGGAGCCGCTTTGTCGTCTGCACGGGCGGCGAGCCGCTGCTGCAGCTCGATGAGGCGCTGGTGTCCGCCCTGCATGCGCGCGGGTTCACGGTGGCGATAGAGACCAACGGCACGCAAACTGTCCCGGAAGGGGTGGACTGGGTTTGCGTGAGCCCCAAGGCGGGCGCCGACCTGGTGGTGTTTTCCGGCGACGAGCTGAAACTGGTGTTTCCGCAGCCTGGGGCGGAGCCACACCGGTACGAATCACTCGACTTCCACTACTGGTACCTGCAGCCGCTCGACGACAGCCAGCGCGCCCGCCATACCGAGGCGGCGATCGAATACTGCCTGGCCCATCCGCGCTGGCGCCTGAGCCTACAGCGCCACAAGTTTCTCGGCTTACGCTAA
- the ettA gene encoding energy-dependent translational throttle protein EttA has translation MQYIYTMKALGRIHQPDKVVLKDIWLSFLPGAKIGVLGLNGAGKSTLLRIMAGEDRDFSGEAFPAEGISTGFLPQEPRLDPAKDVLGNVEEGVAEVRALLTRFDEVSTKLGEDITPAEMDTLLDEQARLQDRIDAANAWDLDSRLEHAMDALRLPPPDADVTKLSGGERRRVALCRLLLRAPDLLLLDEPTNHLDAESVAWLERFLKDYPGTVVAVTHDRYFLDKVAGWILELDRGEGIPWQGNYSSWLEQKQRRLEIEQKQESRRQRTLARELEWIRMSPRARQAKGKARLNAYENLLKEDTAQKLESVEIYIPPGPRLGDVVVESRGVRKAYGDLLLMDEVSFTLPRGGIVGVIGPNGAGKTTLFRMITGQERPDEGTLRIGETVQIGYVDQSRDALDPDRTVWDEISGGLDEIELGRRKVPSRGYVSWFNFKGRDQQRKVGQLSGGERNRVHLAKLLKKGSNLLLLDEPTNDLDVDTLRALEDALLEFAGCVVVISHDRWFLDRIATHMLAFEGDSRVVWFEGNYQDYEADRKRRLGAEADQPHRIKYRKLTRQ, from the coding sequence ATGCAGTACATCTACACGATGAAAGCGCTGGGCAGGATCCACCAGCCCGACAAGGTCGTCCTCAAAGACATCTGGCTGTCGTTCCTGCCGGGCGCGAAGATCGGCGTCCTCGGGCTGAACGGCGCGGGGAAGAGCACCCTCCTGCGCATCATGGCCGGCGAGGACAGGGACTTCAGCGGCGAGGCGTTCCCCGCCGAGGGGATCAGCACCGGGTTCCTCCCGCAGGAGCCGCGGCTCGATCCGGCGAAGGACGTGCTCGGCAACGTCGAGGAGGGGGTCGCGGAGGTGCGCGCGCTCCTGACCCGGTTCGACGAGGTCAGCACGAAGCTCGGCGAGGACATCACCCCCGCGGAGATGGACACGCTGCTGGACGAGCAGGCGAGGCTGCAGGATCGGATCGATGCGGCCAACGCGTGGGATCTCGACTCGCGTCTCGAGCACGCGATGGACGCGCTGAGGCTGCCCCCGCCAGACGCTGACGTCACGAAGCTGTCGGGCGGCGAGCGACGGCGCGTGGCGCTCTGCCGGCTGCTGCTGCGCGCGCCGGACCTGCTGCTGCTCGACGAGCCGACCAACCATCTCGACGCCGAGTCGGTCGCCTGGCTCGAGCGCTTCCTCAAGGACTATCCCGGCACCGTTGTCGCGGTCACGCACGACCGGTACTTTCTCGACAAGGTGGCGGGGTGGATCCTCGAGCTGGATCGCGGCGAGGGGATTCCCTGGCAGGGCAATTATTCGTCGTGGCTCGAGCAGAAACAGCGACGCCTCGAGATCGAGCAGAAACAGGAGAGCCGCCGCCAGCGCACGCTGGCGCGCGAGCTGGAATGGATCCGGATGTCTCCCCGCGCGCGGCAGGCCAAGGGGAAGGCGCGGCTCAACGCCTATGAGAACCTCCTGAAGGAAGACACCGCGCAGAAGCTCGAGTCCGTGGAGATCTACATCCCGCCCGGACCTCGCCTCGGGGACGTCGTGGTCGAATCACGCGGCGTGCGGAAGGCGTACGGCGATCTGCTCCTCATGGATGAGGTGTCCTTCACGCTGCCGCGCGGCGGGATCGTCGGCGTGATCGGGCCGAATGGCGCGGGCAAGACGACTTTGTTCCGCATGATCACAGGACAGGAACGGCCGGACGAGGGGACGCTGCGCATTGGCGAGACCGTCCAGATCGGGTATGTCGATCAGAGCCGCGACGCGCTCGACCCGGACAGGACCGTGTGGGACGAGATCTCCGGCGGCCTCGACGAGATCGAGCTGGGCAGGCGGAAGGTCCCTTCGCGCGGCTACGTGTCCTGGTTCAACTTCAAGGGACGCGATCAGCAGCGCAAGGTGGGACAGCTCTCGGGCGGCGAGCGCAACCGTGTGCATCTCGCCAAGCTGCTGAAGAAGGGCAGCAACCTGCTGCTGCTCGACGAGCCCACCAACGATCTCGACGTGGACACGCTGCGGGCGCTCGAGGATGCGCTGCTGGAGTTTGCCGGCTGCGTGGTCGTCATCTCGCACGATCGCTGGTTCCTCGATCGCATTGCCACGCACATGCTGGCCTTCGAAGGGGACAGCCGCGTCGTCTGGTTCGAGGGGAACTACCAGGATTACGAAGCGGATCGGAAGCGGCGGCTTGGCGCCGAAGCCGACCAGCCCCATCGGATCAAGTACCGGAAGCTCACACGCCAGTGA
- a CDS encoding transcriptional regulator encodes MARSNEVIRQWNIIRALDGARQGVTVQELSKSAGVTVRTIWRDLAALQEAGFPLYDEKIDGRTYWRMNSTPFRHLEDRGFTLTQLCALYFSRTLVECLAGTPFQQDLHAAFDELARTLPPRMREFFDRIPAVLDAKRGPVRVRAGGLPHATIARLLDATLHDRRLEMRYHSASSGRTKGYTVEPYRLVYADGGLYLLAFVPEYDALRTFAVERIEALTVLEETFERRVDVDARPFEQSLGVNMGTPVHVELEFAPRTAGYVRERLWHPSQSVQERPDGSLQMTLDVCTDWALTSWILSFGPYVRVLAPASLAAEIRAALQGASARYEVETGTPLW; translated from the coding sequence ATGGCACGCTCGAACGAAGTCATTCGACAGTGGAACATCATCCGTGCGCTGGACGGCGCGCGACAGGGCGTGACCGTCCAGGAGCTGTCGAAGAGTGCCGGGGTCACGGTGCGGACCATCTGGCGCGACCTGGCGGCGCTGCAGGAAGCGGGCTTCCCCTTATACGACGAGAAGATCGACGGGCGTACGTACTGGCGCATGAACAGCACGCCGTTCCGTCACCTCGAGGATCGCGGCTTCACGCTGACGCAGCTCTGCGCGCTGTATTTCAGCCGCACGCTGGTCGAATGCCTCGCCGGCACGCCGTTCCAGCAGGATCTGCACGCGGCCTTCGACGAGCTCGCGCGCACGCTCCCGCCACGCATGCGCGAGTTCTTCGACCGCATTCCGGCCGTGCTCGACGCGAAGCGCGGGCCCGTGCGCGTGCGCGCGGGCGGGCTGCCGCATGCGACGATCGCGCGGCTGCTCGACGCCACGCTGCACGACCGGCGGCTCGAGATGCGCTATCACTCCGCATCGAGCGGACGCACGAAGGGCTACACCGTCGAGCCGTACCGCCTCGTCTACGCGGACGGCGGCCTGTACCTGCTCGCGTTCGTGCCGGAGTACGACGCACTTCGGACGTTTGCCGTGGAGCGGATCGAGGCGCTGACCGTGCTCGAGGAGACCTTCGAGCGCCGCGTGGACGTGGATGCCCGCCCCTTCGAGCAGTCACTGGGTGTCAATATGGGGACGCCCGTGCACGTGGAGCTGGAATTCGCACCCCGCACGGCCGGCTACGTGCGGGAACGGCTCTGGCATCCCTCGCAATCTGTCCAGGAGCGGCCCGACGGGTCGTTGCAAATGACGCTCGACGTGTGCACGGACTGGGCACTCACGAGCTGGATTTTGAGCTTCGGCCCCTACGTCCGGGTGCTGGCCCCCGCATCCCTGGCGGCGGAGATCCGGGCGGCCCTCCAGGGGGCCTCCGCTCGATACGAGGTTGAAACGGGCACGCCCCTCTGGTAG
- a CDS encoding inorganic diphosphatase: protein MHPWHDPYVDDALIDRAFPVVIEIPKGSKNKYELDKETGLLRLDRTLYSAVYYPADYGFIPRSFCDDGDPLDALVLGQEAVYPLTLVEARAVGVMRMRDEKGIDDKIIAVSVRDPAFADYSTSDQLPAHVLREIRRFFEDYKVLEQKQVIVEDLLGPVEATRIIRESLDLYRRLRRGELK, encoded by the coding sequence ATGCATCCGTGGCACGACCCCTACGTCGATGACGCGCTCATCGATCGCGCCTTCCCCGTCGTCATCGAGATCCCGAAGGGCAGCAAGAACAAGTACGAGCTGGACAAGGAAACGGGGCTCCTCCGCCTCGACCGCACGCTGTACAGCGCCGTGTACTACCCGGCGGACTATGGCTTCATCCCCCGCTCGTTTTGCGACGACGGCGATCCGCTCGACGCGCTCGTGCTCGGGCAGGAAGCGGTCTACCCGCTGACGCTCGTGGAGGCGCGCGCGGTCGGCGTCATGCGCATGCGCGACGAGAAGGGGATCGACGACAAGATCATCGCGGTGAGCGTTCGCGATCCCGCGTTTGCCGATTATTCGACGTCCGACCAGCTGCCGGCGCACGTCCTCCGCGAGATCCGACGGTTCTTCGAAGACTACAAGGTGCTCGAGCAGAAGCAGGTCATCGTGGAGGACCTGCTCGGACCGGTGGAGGCGACGCGGATCATCCGCGAGTCGCTCGATCTCTATCGAAGGCTCCGTCGCGGCGAGTTGAAGTAG
- a CDS encoding peptidase — MRSRAMALALVVAWAGALAPVSAQTVTTPQQQFGHDIGADYQLPNYQRFTAYWQKLDRESDRMRVVEIGKTAEGRPQLMAIITSPENHRKLDRYREISRRLALAEGLSDEQARALAREGKAVVWIDGGLHATEVLGAQQLMETVYQLVSRSDPETLRFLNDCIILAVHANPDGHDLVADWYMREKEPQKRSTAGIPRLYQKYVGHDNNRDFYLSAQPETTNMNRVLYHEWFPQIMYNHHQTGPAGTVMFAPPFRDPFNYNYDPLLPAQIDLVGAAMHSRFTAEGKPGVTTREGAGYSTWWNGGLRTTVYFHNMVGLLTETIGNPTPIEIPLVPERQLPSTDLFYPIEPQRWRFRQSIDYSVTANKAVLDIASRNRENFLFNIYRMGRNSIERGSRDSWTAYPQRVAAMKEAAAKEADSSDQARRSAQGRGGAPLPSKYFSMLRNPEHRDARGYVLPADQPDFATATALVNALIKTGITVHRASAPFFAGGKQYPAGSYVVKTAQAFRPHVLDMFEPQDHPNDFRYPGGPPIPPYDNAGWTLAYQMGVTFDRIRDGFEGPFEKLSGLQAPAPAPFTAATSGAYRIDRRANNAAIAVNRLAAAGQDVRWDARSADGAFSVAATPGSTEILQKAARELGVVASAAERPAGATSVKMPRIGLWDQYGGSMPSGWTRWLLEQYEFPFEVVYPQALDAGNLKAKYDVLIFVDGAIPERDAVDSGRSFGAQPAPEAVPEQYRGWLGRVTVAKTVPELKAFLEQGGTILAIGSSTSLAAHLGLPIRSALVESAAGGTFRPLPQERFYIPGSLLRATVDTSQPLAHGMAAQADMFFDNSPAFRLDPDAERRGVRAVAWFDGPRTLRSGWAWGQHYLDGTVAVADASVGKGRLLLFGPEILFRGQPHGTFKLLFNGIYLGGTSSPTRQTTEP; from the coding sequence ATGCGCAGCCGCGCCATGGCGCTGGCGCTTGTTGTCGCGTGGGCCGGCGCGCTTGCGCCGGTTTCCGCACAAACCGTCACCACCCCCCAACAACAGTTCGGCCATGACATCGGGGCCGACTATCAGCTGCCCAACTACCAGCGGTTCACGGCGTATTGGCAGAAGCTCGATCGCGAGTCCGATCGCATGAGGGTGGTCGAGATCGGCAAGACGGCCGAAGGACGGCCGCAGCTGATGGCCATCATCACGTCGCCGGAGAACCACCGGAAACTCGATCGCTACAGGGAGATCTCGCGCCGGCTCGCGCTCGCCGAAGGTTTGTCCGACGAGCAGGCGCGCGCGCTGGCCCGCGAGGGCAAGGCCGTCGTCTGGATCGACGGCGGGCTGCACGCGACGGAGGTCCTTGGCGCGCAGCAGCTGATGGAGACCGTGTATCAGCTCGTCAGCCGAAGCGATCCCGAGACACTGCGCTTCCTGAACGACTGCATCATCCTTGCCGTCCATGCGAACCCGGACGGGCACGACCTGGTCGCCGACTGGTACATGCGCGAGAAGGAACCGCAGAAGCGATCGACGGCCGGTATCCCGCGGCTGTATCAGAAGTACGTCGGGCACGACAACAATCGCGACTTCTACCTTTCGGCGCAGCCGGAAACCACCAACATGAACCGCGTGCTGTACCACGAGTGGTTTCCGCAGATCATGTACAACCATCACCAGACCGGGCCGGCCGGCACGGTGATGTTCGCGCCGCCGTTCCGGGATCCGTTCAACTACAACTACGACCCGCTCCTGCCCGCGCAGATCGACCTGGTGGGCGCGGCGATGCACAGCCGCTTCACGGCGGAAGGGAAGCCGGGCGTCACGACGCGTGAGGGGGCGGGCTACTCCACGTGGTGGAACGGCGGCCTCCGCACAACGGTGTACTTCCACAACATGGTGGGACTGCTGACCGAGACGATCGGCAACCCGACGCCGATCGAGATTCCGCTCGTGCCCGAGCGCCAGCTCCCGAGCACGGATCTCTTTTATCCGATTGAGCCGCAGCGCTGGCGCTTCCGGCAGTCCATCGACTACTCGGTGACCGCCAACAAGGCGGTGCTCGACATCGCTTCGCGCAATCGCGAGAACTTCCTGTTCAACATCTACCGGATGGGCAGGAACTCGATCGAGCGCGGAAGCCGTGACTCCTGGACGGCGTATCCGCAGCGGGTGGCCGCGATGAAGGAGGCAGCGGCGAAGGAGGCCGATAGCTCGGACCAGGCGCGCCGCAGCGCGCAGGGTCGCGGCGGGGCCCCCCTGCCATCGAAGTACTTCTCGATGTTGCGAAACCCGGAGCATCGCGACGCGCGCGGTTACGTGTTGCCGGCCGATCAGCCGGATTTCGCCACCGCCACCGCGTTGGTCAACGCGCTGATCAAGACCGGCATCACCGTCCACCGCGCGAGTGCGCCGTTCTTCGCGGGCGGCAAGCAGTATCCCGCGGGCTCGTACGTCGTGAAGACGGCGCAGGCGTTCCGGCCGCACGTGCTGGACATGTTCGAACCGCAGGACCATCCGAACGACTTCCGCTATCCCGGCGGCCCGCCCATTCCGCCCTACGACAATGCCGGCTGGACCCTCGCCTACCAGATGGGCGTGACGTTCGACCGGATCCGCGACGGGTTCGAGGGGCCGTTCGAGAAGCTCTCGGGCCTGCAGGCGCCCGCGCCGGCGCCGTTCACCGCCGCCACCTCCGGTGCATACCGGATCGATCGCCGCGCCAACAACGCGGCCATCGCGGTCAATCGCCTGGCCGCCGCGGGGCAGGACGTGCGGTGGGACGCGCGTTCTGCCGACGGCGCGTTCTCTGTGGCCGCCACGCCGGGATCCACCGAGATCCTGCAGAAGGCCGCGCGCGAGCTGGGTGTGGTCGCCTCCGCCGCCGAACGTCCCGCGGGCGCGACCTCGGTGAAGATGCCGAGAATAGGGCTCTGGGATCAGTACGGCGGCTCGATGCCTTCCGGCTGGACGCGCTGGCTGCTGGAGCAGTACGAATTCCCGTTCGAGGTCGTGTATCCACAGGCGCTCGATGCCGGCAACCTGAAGGCGAAGTACGACGTGCTCATCTTCGTGGACGGCGCGATTCCCGAGCGCGACGCGGTTGACAGCGGCCGGTCGTTCGGCGCGCAGCCCGCACCGGAGGCCGTTCCCGAGCAATATCGCGGATGGCTCGGGCGCGTCACGGTGGCCAAGACGGTCCCGGAGTTGAAGGCGTTCCTCGAGCAGGGGGGGACGATCCTGGCAATTGGCAGCTCGACCAGTCTGGCCGCTCACCTCGGCCTGCCGATTCGAAGCGCGCTGGTGGAGTCAGCGGCAGGCGGGACGTTCAGGCCGCTGCCGCAAGAGAGGTTCTACATCCCTGGCTCGCTCCTCCGCGCCACTGTTGATACCAGCCAGCCCCTCGCGCACGGCATGGCGGCGCAGGCCGACATGTTCTTCGACAACAGTCCCGCGTTCCGCCTGGATCCCGATGCCGAAAGGCGCGGGGTGCGCGCCGTGGCCTGGTTCGACGGGCCGCGCACGCTGCGGAGCGGCTGGGCGTGGGGGCAGCACTACCTGGACGGCACGGTCGCCGTGGCCGACGCTTCGGTCGGCAAGGGACGCCTGTTGCTGTTCGGGCCGGAGATCCTGTTCCGCGGCCAGCCGCACGGCACGTTCAAGCTGCTGTTCAACGGCATCTATCTCGGTGGCACCTCGTCGCCCACACGACAGACGACCGAACCATGA
- a CDS encoding LysE family translocator, whose product MHPQVLAFAAIAVPLVLTPGIATTLVLRSSLVAGRTRGFETAGGAAAASACYGVASGLGTSVLLRVWPRAVMALQICGGLYVAWLGARAVFHAFRREYGASAAPVRTGFREGFVANALNPPVALLYFLILPRFVPPGWPVLPGALVLTTVHVTLAFAWHATCAIAAGALSHALATPAARRTIDLVAGIVLVASAVKMLAG is encoded by the coding sequence ATGCACCCGCAGGTGCTCGCCTTTGCCGCGATCGCGGTTCCTCTCGTGCTCACCCCGGGCATCGCGACGACGCTCGTCCTGCGGTCGAGCCTGGTCGCCGGAAGAACTCGAGGGTTCGAGACCGCCGGCGGCGCCGCGGCCGCGTCCGCCTGCTACGGCGTGGCGTCGGGCCTCGGCACGTCCGTGCTGCTGCGCGTGTGGCCGCGCGCCGTGATGGCGCTGCAGATCTGCGGCGGCCTCTACGTCGCCTGGCTCGGCGCGCGCGCCGTGTTTCACGCATTCAGGCGGGAGTACGGGGCCAGTGCCGCGCCCGTGCGCACCGGCTTTCGCGAAGGGTTCGTGGCGAACGCGCTCAATCCCCCGGTGGCGCTCCTCTACTTTCTGATCCTGCCGCGATTCGTGCCACCCGGCTGGCCCGTCCTGCCGGGCGCGCTGGTCCTGACGACCGTGCACGTGACGCTCGCGTTCGCCTGGCATGCGACGTGTGCGATTGCGGCGGGCGCCCTGTCACACGCGCTCGCGACGCCTGCGGCGCGCCGGACGATCGATCTCGTCGCCGGGATCGTGCTGGTCGCGTCTGCCGTGAAGATGCTGGCCGGCTAG